One Oncorhynchus kisutch isolate 150728-3 linkage group LG13, Okis_V2, whole genome shotgun sequence DNA window includes the following coding sequences:
- the LOC109885211 gene encoding phospholipase A and acyltransferase 4-like, which produces MQTRSPTTMEIGDMIEINRGQYKHWALYIGHGKVIQLVVPDGPSRVAFCSFSSSSGSVSCKGTITIETLQDVAAGNTYKINNYLDDEYKPRRTDVIMGDVDKMRGSTIKYDLLGHNCEHFVTFLRYGKSKSKQADDFLNNVLTGTAGLLGVLTAVAASTAAAASTLSK; this is translated from the exons ATGCAAACCAGGAGTCCGACCACA ATGGAGATTGGTGACATGATTGAGATCAACAGAGGTCAATACAAACACTGGGCTCTGTACATTGGACATGGAAAGGTCATCCAGTTGGTAGTTCCAG ATGGGCCTTCAAGAGTAGCTTTCTGCAGTTTTAGCTCATCCAGCGGCAGTGTTTCCTGTAAAGGCACGATTACAATAGAGACATTACAGGATGTGGCAGCAGGGAATACTTACAAAATCAACAACTACCTGGATGACGAGTACAAACCAAGGAGGACTGACGTCATTATGGGGGATGTGGACAAAATGAGAGGCAGCACAATAAAATATGACCTCCTTGGACACAACTGCGAGCATTTTGTTACTTTCCTCCGTTATGGCAAATCAAAGTCCAAACAG GCCGATGACTTCCTGAATAATGTGTTAACTGGTACTGCAGGCCTGCTTGGTGTACTGACTGCTGTTGCTGCTTCTACAGCTGCTGCAGCAAGCACACTTAGTAAATAA